The Chryseobacterium nakagawai genome has a segment encoding these proteins:
- the mutL gene encoding DNA mismatch repair endonuclease MutL: MSDIIQLLPDHVANQIAAGEVVQRPASIVKELLENAIDADATKIELIIRDAGKNLIQVVDDGKGMSETDARLAFERHATSKIRGTEDIFKISTKGFRGEALASIAAVSQVELRTKQKEASIGTNIYIEGGVFQFQDPIQTAEGSNFLVKNLFYNVPARRKFLKNNNIEFRHVIDEFQRVALAHEGLEFSLFHDDEAVFRLRKGSQMQRIVDVFGRKLQPLLIPIKEDIIWCKLHGFVAKPEGAKKARGEQFLFVNGRYFKSPYFNKAVQEAFEGLLQPGYVPSFFLYLELDPEKIDVNIHPQKTEVKFEDEHLIFALLRSTIKRSLGIYNVSPSLDFDRDPELDEMMNKPIPSKGNGGGVIKMPEIIVDRDYNPFLEEKNVVHPEEIQNLTEMYHQNITAEPSKINLFEDEDFDEDLMRLPNGYWLFNKGDVTLMLDLGRMHRLLVSENNKSTRKTNANTNSHALLFSLEYHMNEIEKNKYESIKKYLPELGFDMKIAHESVLRIDSLPEGLKETQAMKFLENLFEILDYKTEGEFMQYYHNQWSKMHSKSRFDFIYKKDAEQVIKDFTALGFPEFLPDGKRCFYEVPFNDFKNKF; this comes from the coding sequence ATGTCAGATATTATTCAGCTTTTACCGGATCATGTAGCCAACCAAATTGCGGCAGGAGAGGTGGTGCAGAGACCTGCATCCATCGTGAAGGAACTTTTGGAGAACGCTATAGATGCAGATGCAACAAAGATTGAACTGATTATCAGGGATGCTGGGAAAAACCTTATCCAGGTCGTAGATGACGGAAAAGGAATGTCCGAAACAGATGCCAGACTTGCATTTGAAAGACATGCTACCTCCAAAATCAGAGGGACGGAAGATATCTTTAAGATCTCAACAAAAGGATTCCGCGGAGAAGCATTAGCTTCTATTGCTGCCGTTTCACAGGTGGAGCTGAGAACAAAGCAAAAGGAGGCTTCCATTGGAACCAACATATATATTGAAGGTGGAGTTTTCCAGTTTCAGGACCCTATACAGACTGCAGAAGGATCAAACTTCCTGGTAAAGAATCTTTTTTATAATGTTCCTGCCAGAAGAAAGTTCCTGAAAAATAATAATATTGAATTCAGACACGTTATTGATGAATTTCAGCGTGTTGCGCTGGCACATGAGGGATTAGAATTCTCATTGTTTCATGATGATGAAGCTGTTTTCAGATTAAGAAAAGGAAGCCAGATGCAGCGTATTGTAGATGTTTTCGGAAGAAAATTACAACCGCTTTTGATTCCTATCAAAGAGGATATTATCTGGTGTAAACTTCACGGATTTGTTGCCAAACCTGAAGGGGCTAAAAAAGCAAGAGGAGAACAGTTTCTTTTCGTAAACGGGAGATATTTCAAGAGTCCATATTTCAATAAAGCGGTGCAGGAAGCCTTTGAAGGTCTTCTTCAGCCTGGATATGTTCCATCGTTTTTCCTTTATCTGGAGCTTGATCCGGAGAAAATTGATGTCAATATTCATCCACAGAAAACAGAGGTGAAATTTGAAGATGAGCACCTTATTTTCGCTTTGCTGCGGTCCACAATTAAGAGATCACTGGGAATCTATAATGTTTCTCCAAGTCTTGATTTCGACAGAGATCCGGAACTGGATGAAATGATGAATAAACCTATTCCAAGCAAAGGAAACGGTGGTGGTGTTATAAAAATGCCAGAGATAATTGTAGATAGAGATTATAACCCTTTTTTAGAAGAAAAAAATGTGGTACATCCTGAAGAAATTCAGAATCTCACGGAAATGTATCATCAGAATATTACTGCAGAGCCTTCAAAGATCAATTTGTTTGAAGATGAAGACTTTGATGAAGATTTGATGAGATTGCCCAACGGGTATTGGTTATTCAATAAAGGAGATGTTACCCTGATGCTTGATTTGGGAAGAATGCACAGGTTGTTGGTTTCAGAAAATAATAAATCTACCAGGAAAACAAATGCAAATACAAACAGTCATGCCTTGCTGTTCTCTCTGGAGTATCATATGAATGAGATTGAAAAGAATAAATATGAATCCATCAAAAAATATCTTCCTGAGCTGGGGTTTGACATGAAAATTGCTCATGAAAGTGTACTGAGAATAGATTCACTTCCGGAAGGACTGAAAGAAACACAGGCGATGAAGTTCCTGGAAAACCTTTTCGAGATTCTTGATTATAAAACAGAAGGTGAATTTATGCAGTATTATCATAACCAATGGAGCAAAATGCATTCGAAGTCAAGATTTGACTTTATTTATAAAAAAGATGCGGAACAGGTTATCAAAGACTTTACAGCATTAGGCTTCCCTGAGTTTTTGCCAGATGGGAAGAGATGTTTCTATGAAGTTCCGTTTAATGATTTTAAAAACAAATTTTAA
- a CDS encoding YoaK family protein: MLRNYSNSRTLGDNIRLGTLTAFTAGTINIASLLIFLSFTSNVTGHYAILAAEISKGNWSQVAIMGSWIFLFFFGSFLSNFIVINFNKKSKYFAHAMPLVLEIICLFGVGVYGQLYYQKTLAETEILVAIMLFATGLQNGLTASISNFSVKTTHLTGTTTDLGILVSMFTQKKYRKNGELIGRAKLLMSIMVAYVLGAVFSGLTYYYLEFRVFYVISACLMIVIGYDAYKIHVRHFNTKYRYNRIYKKPNLLAYLYEKIHGIPKSKENRKLVFED, encoded by the coding sequence ATGTTAAGAAATTATAGTAACAGCAGAACATTGGGAGACAATATCAGGTTGGGGACGCTGACTGCCTTTACGGCGGGTACTATAAATATTGCATCCCTACTCATATTTCTCTCTTTTACATCCAACGTAACAGGTCACTATGCTATTTTGGCCGCAGAAATCAGTAAAGGAAACTGGTCTCAGGTGGCAATAATGGGCAGCTGGATATTTTTATTCTTCTTCGGAAGCTTCCTATCTAATTTCATTGTGATTAATTTTAACAAAAAAAGTAAGTATTTTGCCCATGCAATGCCTCTGGTACTGGAAATCATATGTTTGTTTGGAGTAGGAGTATATGGACAATTATATTATCAAAAGACATTGGCGGAAACAGAAATTTTAGTAGCAATAATGCTTTTCGCCACAGGGCTACAAAATGGTTTAACGGCAAGTATTTCCAACTTCTCCGTTAAAACAACCCACCTTACGGGAACAACAACCGATTTAGGAATTCTGGTGTCTATGTTTACTCAAAAGAAATACAGGAAAAATGGTGAATTAATTGGAAGAGCAAAACTGTTGATGAGTATTATGGTAGCTTATGTATTAGGAGCTGTATTCTCAGGATTAACTTATTATTATCTGGAATTTAGAGTATTCTATGTCATTAGTGCGTGTCTTATGATTGTGATTGGATATGATGCTTATAAAATTCATGTAAGACACTTCAATACAAAGTACAGATACAACAGAATTTATAAAAAACCGAATCTTTTGGCTTATCTGTATGAAAAGATCCACGGGATTCCTAAAAGTAAAGAGAATAGAAAACTGGTCTTTGAAGACTAG